A part of Miscanthus floridulus cultivar M001 chromosome 6, ASM1932011v1, whole genome shotgun sequence genomic DNA contains:
- the LOC136461860 gene encoding metal tolerance protein 7-like isoform X1 — protein MGSPNQGRGVDGGGEEGDAGSWRLRMDSGGFSVPDRFRRQPPPIYARIFVGGSHGKQRKIAKYYKKQENLLKDFSEMETMNELGGVDQNPPSEEEQKQLAKSERFAINVSNVINLILFVTKVVASIESSSMAVIASTLDSLLDLLSGFILWYTAHKMKKPNKYNYPIGKRRMQPVGIIIFASVMGTLGFQVLIESGRQLITQEHAKFGLKQEIWMVSSMSSVAVVKLFLMLYCRTFKNEIVRAYAQDHFFDVITNLVGLVSALLAVRYKWWMDPVGAILIALYTITTWARTVMENVGTLIGKSAPAEYLTKLTYLIWNHQEEIQHIDTVRAYTFGTHYFVEVDIVLPANMPLSQAHNIGESLQEKLEQLPEVERAFVHVDFEFTHRPEHKAEV, from the exons ATGGGGAGCCCGAACCAAGGACGCGGCGTTGACGGTGGCGGCGAGGAGGGCGACGCCGGGTCGTGGCGGCTGCGCATGGACAGCGGCGGCTTCAGCGTCCCGGACCGCTTCCGCCGCCAGCCGCCGCCCATCTACGCCAGGATCTTCGTCGGCGGCTCGCACG GGAAGCAGAGGAAGATCGCAAAGTACTACAAGAAACAGGAAAATCTACTGAAGGATTTCAGCGAAATGGAGACCATGAACGAACTTGGTGGCGTAGATCAGAATCCTCCTTCCGAG GAAGAGCAGAAGCAGTTGGCAAAGAGCGAGAGGTTTGCTATTAACGTGTCGAATGTAATCAATCTGATCCTCTTTGTCACAAAAGTCGTTGCTTCAATCGAAAGTTCATCCATGGCGGTTATAGCGTCGACCCTGGACTCTCTATTGGACCTCCTGTCAGGGTTCATACTTTGGTACACGGCGCACAAAATGAAAAAGCCCAATAAGTACAACTATCCGATTGGAAAGCGGCGCATGCAACCAGTG GGAATAATAATTTTCGCATCAGTAATGGGCACACTTGGCTTCCAAGTGCTGATCGAATCAGGGCGCCAGCTCATAACTCAG GAGCACGCGAAATTCGGGCTCAAGCAAGAGATCTGGATGGTCAGCAGCATGTCCTCTGTTGCGGTCGTGAAGTTATTCCTCATGCTCTACTGCCGAACGTTCAAGAACGAGATCGTGAGGGCGTACGCTCAGGACCATTTCTTCGACGTGATCACAAACTTGGTCGGCCTGGTCTCGGCGCTGCTCGCCGTCCGGTACAAATGGTGGATGGACCCAGTTGGCGCCATACTG ATCGCGCTGTACACGATCACGACGTGGGCGCGGACGGTGATGGAGAACGTGGGCACGCTGATCGGCAAGTCGGCGCCGGCTGAGTACCTGACGAAGCTCACGTACCTGATCTGGAACCACCAGGAGGAGATCCAGCACATCGACACGGTGCGAGCCTACACCTTCGGCACGCACTACTTCGTGGAGGTGGACATCGTGCTCCCGGCCAACATGCCGCTCAGCCAGGCACACAACATCGGCGAGTCGCTGCAGGAGAAGCTGGAGCAGCTGCCCGAGGTCGAGCGCGCCTTCGTCCATGTGGACTTCGAGTTCACGCACCGGCCCGAGCACAAGGCCGAGGTCTGA
- the LOC136460342 gene encoding uncharacterized protein: MPALEERAADRRRRGAWGQIQIHRRGADEAERGDTGSGLLTRSWGVRLPGGSAAGDWATTGCVLDVLSSLRDGRVIYNSCCRGGKVVIPPFREPPEPIASLARFDGDANCRQFIKNIRQYNCLFAFTSMGANIDRSMNNGRGPPVFKVSGQVHHHIGPLLPANGNSPKFLQLYIYDTANEVKNRFRALHPDERSSESLDPKIAERLVKMLDDHNPLARQFRLTRDRLAENGDEEFIVRLIGAREGDPVQYNLPTID, from the exons ATGCCGGCGTTGGAGGAGCGCGCTGCGGACCGGAGACGGAGAG GTGCTTGGGGCCAGATCCAGATCCACCGGCGGGGTGCTGACGAGGCGGAGCGCGGCGACACTGGGAGCGGGCTGCTGACGAGGTCTTGGGGCGTGCGGCTGCCAGGTGGGAGCGCCGCTGGCGACTGGGCGACAACAGGCTGCGTCCTCGACGTGTTG TCCAGTTTAAGAGATGGCAGGGTCATTTACAATTCATGCTGTAGGGGTGGCAAAGTAGTAATACCTCCTTTTAGAGAACCTCCTGAACCCATTGCTTCGCTGGCCAGATTTGATGGTGATGCTAATTGTAGACAGTTCATAAAGAATATACGCCAGTACAATTGCCTGTTTGCTTTCACATCCATGGGTGCAAACATTGATAGATCTATGAATAATGGTCGTGGCCCTCCTGTGTTCAAAGTGTCTGGCCAGGTTCATCATCATATAGGACCTCTTCTTCCAGCCAATGGCAACTCACCGAAATTCTTGCAGCTCTATATATATGATACAGCGAACGAGGTGAAGAATAGGTTCCGTGCGCTGCACCCAGATGAACGCTCGTCTGAGTCTCTTGACCCAAAGATAGCTGAACGTTTGGTCAAGATGTTAGATGACCACAACCCATTGGCTAGACAGTTTAGGCTGACAAGAGATAGATTGGCAGAAAATGGTGATGAAGAGTTCATAGTAAGACTTATTGGTGCCAGGGAGGGAGATCCAGTTCAGTATAATCTTCCTACTATTGACTAG